From Candidatus Nucleicultrix amoebiphila FS5, a single genomic window includes:
- a CDS encoding OmpH family outer membrane protein: protein MTIKTILRAFLVILFGTQIIHAEKDNSAKPLKIAILDFNRVLQESNAAIEVRKEIDGYRAQFQDEIQKIEDQLRDLEKTLQTEAQKKLSQEIESKRSDFEKRVSEVQEKTTERSSQLGKALDDAFNTIQEKIKEILIEISERDHLTMVFPKSVVILHEPDVEITQEVLTKLNTVLPKVKVVIPGISK from the coding sequence ATGACGATAAAAACTATTTTACGCGCTTTTTTAGTGATTCTGTTTGGTACTCAAATTATCCATGCCGAAAAGGATAATAGCGCCAAACCTTTGAAAATTGCTATTTTAGATTTTAATCGTGTTTTGCAAGAATCAAACGCGGCTATTGAAGTGCGTAAAGAGATTGATGGGTATAGGGCTCAATTTCAAGATGAGATTCAAAAAATTGAAGATCAATTGAGAGATCTAGAAAAAACCCTTCAAACGGAAGCACAAAAAAAATTGAGTCAAGAGATTGAGTCGAAGCGTAGCGATTTTGAGAAGAGGGTCTCTGAGGTTCAAGAAAAGACCACTGAACGCAGCAGTCAGTTAGGTAAAGCCTTAGATGATGCTTTTAATACGATTCAGGAAAAAATAAAAGAAATTCTCATTGAAATTTCAGAACGCGATCATCTGACAATGGTGTTTCCAAAATCCGTCGTTATCTTACATGAACCGGACGTCGAAATAACACAGGAAGTTCTTACAAAGTTGAATACAGTTCTACCAAAAGTAAAAGTTGTTATTCCAGGTATTTCCAAGTAA
- the lpxD gene encoding UDP-3-O-(3-hydroxymyristoyl)glucosamine N-acyltransferase: MIDHNFFEYKGPLPLSAILSLTDIKEVRYGQGVTKDTSVGGIARLDEAQATHLAMLHNKKYISQLQSTHAGFCFVEPDMVQHCPETTTALITRSPYRCFGIVADAFYPHHESRFSIQETAIHPTAKIGENCVIEYGAVIQANAEIGSGTKIGANAVIGPRVKIGKNCLISAGVRICFSIIGDHVVIYQGTCIGQSGFGFFMDEKGHVKVPQLGRVIIEDHVEIGANTTIDRGSMDDTVIGKGSRIDNLVQIAHNVRLGQGCVIVAQVGISGSTRMGNYVIAAGQAGITGHLNIGSRAKIAAQSGVMRDILEGEAVAGSPAVPVKQWHRQTISLAHMVSATKKRGSQ, from the coding sequence ATGATAGATCATAATTTTTTTGAATACAAAGGCCCTTTACCTTTAAGTGCAATTTTAAGCTTAACAGACATAAAGGAAGTCAGATATGGCCAAGGAGTGACGAAAGACACTTCTGTGGGCGGTATTGCACGACTGGATGAAGCGCAAGCAACCCATTTAGCTATGTTACATAATAAGAAATACATTTCCCAATTGCAATCGACACACGCTGGATTTTGCTTTGTAGAACCAGACATGGTTCAGCATTGTCCGGAAACAACGACGGCTCTCATAACAAGGTCTCCTTATCGTTGTTTTGGGATTGTGGCAGACGCGTTTTATCCTCACCATGAAAGCCGCTTTTCTATCCAAGAAACTGCTATTCACCCGACAGCGAAAATTGGTGAAAATTGTGTTATTGAATATGGTGCTGTAATTCAGGCCAATGCTGAAATTGGATCTGGAACTAAGATTGGAGCCAATGCAGTTATTGGACCAAGAGTAAAGATAGGCAAAAACTGTCTTATTTCCGCAGGTGTGCGCATATGTTTTTCAATTATTGGTGATCATGTCGTGATTTATCAGGGAACTTGTATAGGACAGTCAGGATTCGGATTTTTTATGGACGAGAAGGGGCATGTCAAAGTTCCTCAGTTGGGTCGTGTCATTATTGAAGATCATGTTGAGATTGGAGCCAATACAACCATTGATCGTGGCAGCATGGATGATACGGTAATTGGTAAAGGCTCTAGGATTGATAATTTGGTGCAAATTGCACACAACGTAAGACTTGGCCAAGGATGCGTTATTGTAGCGCAGGTGGGTATTTCTGGAAGTACGCGTATGGGGAATTATGTAATTGCCGCAGGTCAGGCAGGTATTACAGGGCATTTAAATATTGGTTCTCGTGCAAAAATCGCTGCTCAAAGTGGCGTAATGCGCGATATCCTTGAAGGAGAAGCTGTTGCTGGAAGTCCGGCTGTTCCTGTGAAACAGTGGCATCGGCAAACGATTTCTCTTGCGCATATGGTAAGTGCAACTAAAAAGCGTGGATCACAATGA
- the fabZ gene encoding 3-hydroxyacyl-ACP dehydratase FabZ → MTMTATNLNYESLDIEQIKKLIPHRYPMLMVDRIEKIQSDESAVGIKGVTVNEPFFQGHFPNYPVMPGVLIVEAMAQTAGVIVSKFLKSEDKEKLVYFMSIDEARFRKPVLPGHVLELHVTKIQNRRNVWKYKGEAKVDGVLHAEAIFTAMISVSEAK, encoded by the coding sequence ATGACTATGACTGCAACAAATTTGAATTATGAAAGTTTAGACATAGAACAAATTAAAAAGTTGATCCCTCATCGTTATCCCATGCTTATGGTAGACCGTATTGAAAAAATTCAATCAGATGAAAGTGCCGTTGGTATTAAGGGAGTAACAGTGAATGAGCCTTTTTTTCAAGGCCATTTTCCTAATTATCCTGTAATGCCAGGTGTATTGATTGTTGAAGCTATGGCGCAAACTGCGGGGGTGATTGTAAGTAAATTTTTGAAATCTGAAGACAAAGAAAAATTAGTTTACTTTATGTCTATTGATGAAGCACGTTTTCGTAAGCCTGTTCTTCCAGGGCATGTGTTAGAACTGCATGTTACAAAAATACAAAACAGACGTAATGTTTGGAAATATAAGGGGGAGGCCAAGGTTGATGGTGTTTTGCACGCAGAAGCCATCTTTACAGCAATGATTTCAGTAAGTGAGGCAAAATGA
- the lpxA gene encoding acyl-ACP--UDP-N-acetylglucosamine O-acyltransferase: MTANIHPSAIVEKSVQLGTNVEIGPFCHVSGNVTLDDEVKLHSHVVITGNTTIGKGTVIYPFASLGHRPQDLKYQGEPSTLTIGEKNMIREYVTMQPGTEGGGMKTLVGNNGLYMASCHVAHDCIIGNNVIMANNATLAGHVVVEDFAIIGGLAAVLQFVRIGRYAIVGGMSGVSHDVPPYASVRGEHAFLSGLNLVGLRRRGATRDEIQALQDAYQKIYSPLGTLEERIKKLVAESTNDKVSEVVQFIMKDTKRKLCAPKNGLDELAAS; the protein is encoded by the coding sequence ATGACGGCAAATATCCACCCTTCGGCCATAGTGGAAAAATCAGTTCAACTGGGGACCAATGTCGAGATTGGTCCATTTTGTCATGTAAGTGGAAATGTGACGCTGGATGATGAAGTAAAACTGCACTCTCATGTTGTGATTACGGGCAATACGACAATTGGTAAAGGAACAGTGATTTATCCATTTGCTTCCCTAGGACATCGCCCTCAAGACCTTAAATACCAGGGAGAGCCATCAACGCTGACGATTGGTGAGAAAAATATGATTCGTGAGTATGTCACAATGCAGCCTGGTACTGAGGGTGGTGGTATGAAGACGCTTGTGGGCAACAATGGACTTTATATGGCCAGCTGTCACGTAGCCCACGATTGTATCATTGGTAATAACGTGATTATGGCAAACAACGCTACTTTAGCAGGTCATGTGGTTGTTGAAGATTTTGCAATTATTGGCGGTCTTGCAGCTGTACTCCAGTTTGTGCGTATTGGACGTTATGCGATTGTTGGCGGTATGAGCGGTGTCAGTCATGATGTTCCTCCTTATGCCTCAGTTCGTGGAGAGCATGCATTTTTATCTGGTCTCAATCTTGTTGGTTTACGTCGTAGAGGAGCAACGCGCGATGAAATTCAGGCATTACAAGATGCCTATCAAAAAATCTATAGTCCACTGGGAACTTTGGAAGAACGCATCAAAAAACTGGTCGCTGAATCGACAAATGACAAAGTTTCTGAAGTCGTTCAATTTATAATGAAAGATACAAAACGTAAACTGTGTGCACCCAAAAATGGTCTTGATGAACTCGCAGCCTCCTAA